The region ATGAAGATCTCTCTTTTGTCTGAGCTGCAAATGGGGAAGGGTCATCTTCCAGTTCGTTATCTTGGACTCCCTCTTATATCCTCTAAGTTGTCGGCTGCAGATTGCAAAGTTCTCCATGATAAAATTGTTGGCCGCATAGATTCATGGTCTTCCAAAAAGCTATCTTTTGCATGAAGGTTACAACTCATTTCTTCTATTCTTTACAGCATTCAAGCATATTGGTCTAGCATTTTTATCCTTCCTAAGAGAATTTTTAAGGAGATTAATCAGAAATTCAGTCGGTTTTTATAGAATGGAAATTATGGCAATACTGCTAAGGCTAAAGTGTATTGGACTGATATCTGTTTTCCTAAGAAGGAAGGGGATTTGGGGCTGAAAGATGTGGAGATTTGGGATATTTCTTCCATAATGAGGTATATTTGGAGTATTTTTGCTCAATCTGGTTCTATATGAGTGGCTTGGGTTCAAAAGTACCTGCTGAAAGGGAAGAGCTTCTGGTGTATAAGCGTCCCTAACAATAGTTCATAGTGTTGAAGGAAATTGCTAAAACTGCGAGGCCTAGCAAGGGATTTTCTGAGATTTGAAGTGGGCACAAGCAGCAATATTCATCTGTGGGTGGATGCTTGGCATCCTTTTGGTGCTTTAGTGGACAAGTTTGGCTATAGAGTTATATATGACTCACATAGCAAGCTTGAGGCTAAATTGGAGTCGGTCCTAAAGCAAGGAGAGGTGTTGGAGACCTGCTCGTTCTGAGGAGCTTGTTGCTATTCAAAGTAGGCTGCCAAATGTACCTATAGGAGTTGTTAATAAGCCTATATGGACTATTGCTAGGTCTGGTACTTATGTTTGTACAGATACCTGGAATTATTTTAGGAAGGGAAAAAAATTGTGAGTTGGTGGAAGCTAGCATGGCATCAACTTGCTATTCCAAAACAAGCCTTCATCCTTTGGTTAGCCGTCAATAACAGGTCTTCTAATGGAGACCGTATGCTTGCTTGGAGATTTACGGGTAATACTAGTTGTGTTTTTTGTAGGGGTGAAACTGAAAGCCGAGaccacttttttttcttatgtggTTTCAATTCAAGAATCTGGAAAGAATGTCTAAAGCTTTGTGATGTTCTGAACCCTACTACTAATTGGGATGAGGTAATTGATGAAGGATGCCACAAGTTGGAAGGATAAGAGCTTGAAGGGGTCCTTCTGTAGATTGAGCTTTAGTGCTACTGTGTACAACATTTGGAGAGCTAGAAATGAGATAAAGTTTGGAGGGCAACCTCACACTGAAGAGCAGATCCTGAagtagattttttgaaaattcggTGCAAGATTTTTGGGATAAGAAAACTTCAAAAGAATATGGAGAACATCAGCCTATGCCATAAATGGAATGTTGATACCAATATGCTAATTTAGTTCAGTTGGGTGTTTTGGTGTTGTTTCTTGTTTCTTAGTTTTTGAATTCTGGTTGTATTTGTATGCCTAGAGTTCCTTTTGGTTGTAATGTTGTGTTCGGTTGAACATTTTGAACAGTTGATTCTTTTGTCTATATATTGTTCTAttcattcttccaaaaaaagaatcaagttgAAAGTGTTGGCTTTCATATATAGGCAAGAGAGTCAACCATTCCATTTGTGCCTTAATAGTTTCAGAGTTATTCTGATGGAATGTAAAAATCTCATTCCAGGTGGCATATAAACTGTGCATTCCTGAGTTAGAAGGCTTCCAAGTAACAAAATCTTTTTGGGTCAATGAAATATCTGGAATATACCATGTTTGGACAGAGCCTCTGACCTCACAGTAGACCATctccctacaaaaaaaaaactctacatTTAGTGGTGTGTCTATAGTAAAGTACTTTTTGACATATTACTAATTAGTGGCATGTTAAAAAATTTGTGAGCGTGTTCTACTAATTAGTTTAGTGatcacgccactaattagtggcgtgtcctAAATTAGTGGCGAGTCATTATGACACGCCATAGAAGCCACTATAATTAGGAGGAAAATTTTTGGGTCAATTTAAATGCCCCACGCTTTCTATAATTTTTGTTCCTGATATTCTATTGCGGTATCCTTTCATTTCCCTATCCTAATGATTCTCTGGATCGAATGGAGGATATATACCATGGGGTGCTTCAGCTTCACTAAATACTATGTGGCTAACATGGTGCTCTATGAGTAGAGCATTAATTATATAAGTAAATTACTTCAAGTATAAAGTAACCGGTGCTTGATGTTGAATCTAGTTGACATGCACTGATGCACATATCATTGTCTCACTTTATTACCTTATTCATGAATCAGAAATAACTTTTGCAACGCATACTTGCAGCTTTGCAAATTGCGAGCTTCGTTCTATGGTGATTGTCGATCGTGGGTGAGTTTTTGAACCATTCATACTTGCAAGAGAATCTATAAGGTTCAAGATTCTTAtagctttgtcttcttttttccaGCATGGTAGGTTCAGATGAATCGACAACTAATTATCCTGGAAAGATTCCTTTTGGACCGGATCTCCCTAGCAATGTTGTGGATGAGAAGGAACTAGGGAAAGAAGGGTCAGATTCTGGATTTACATAGACAAAGAAGTGAGCAAATGGGAAAACTAGGTTCCATACTAAGCTAAGAGCATTATTTGAAGCTTGGGCTTCTAGCTCTTACTCTACATTCCTATATAGTTGTGGTAATACCTTTGAAATTTGATTTCACCTAAATGAGGTTTGAAGTTGGGCTAATTTAGAAGGGATGAACAATGATTCAATTTTGAATGAAATCTAGATGAACTAGGTCATTAGTTGGTAGGAGCACTGTAGTAGAGTAGAGCTGCCCCGGAGCCACTTAGCCCGATTCATGCCCGTTCCCTCGCCATGCCCTTCCTGTACCTCCTGCTTATTACAACCATGAATGACACCTTCTCTGTATAATGTCACTAGGAAAAAATTATCATAGTGTtcctcaaaaaattaaaaagaacacaaataaaaatacacGCTAAATTCTCATGAAATAAAATTGCAGAACTTTCTATTGTCATGGCGACAAAGCTGCAAGCAGATAAACAAATAATACGACTACATCATAATAAACAGAGAAGCAATAATGTATCATCTTCTCCCAGCAATCCTCAATAAAGGAGAAATGATGCCTTGTATCTCTTGCAATGACAGTTGTATCCTTATCTCCTCCTCAACAGACCGCTAAAGGTTTCTAATTTGATCCTTCAAGTCCTCATAGCCTCCAATAACTTCAACCCGCATTTCAAGCACCTTCTTTGTCAATCCCATCAACAAACCTGAGTATCTTGGCACCGTGGTGTACTTATGCAAGAACATCAACAACAACCCAAGCTCCTCATTATCCAAGTTCTCAACACATTTTAACAACTTCCTCCTCGCCACTAATTCCTCCGTCACCGCCACCACATTCTCAGGACTCTTACTGCCCAACATTGACACCAAAACCTCCTTATGCCTAAACTTCTTCAACAACTTATCATGCTTTGCTAACTTCACCTTCTTCGGCATCACTACCATGTAATCCCCCTCCTTAGGCTTCTCCCCTTGTCCTCTATGAAAATACCGAAAATATGAACTCCAAAAACTCCTCACACCACTTTCCACATTCTCCTCCTTTATTTTCCTCTTCCCAACATACATTACCCCACTAGAACTCCCAATCACTCTCACCCCACAATCAGGCGAAAAACCAATTGATGTAAGTGGCGCTGGGAACTTCATCGAATGCGTAACCTTCGTCCTCCCATAGTCAAAAACCTTCATATACCCATCCAATCCCACAGTCAAAACTCTATACTCCCTCCCCTCCTCTCCACTCTCATTCCCAACTCTCCCTATACAAACCGACGTTACCGTCTTTAATTGTATGACTCTCCATCGAATAAATCATCTTCCCACCCCCTATCAAATCCCATATCTTAACCGAGTTCCCACCAGCCGTAGCAACCAACCCCCCCGATGGCAAAAAAACCACATCTTCAACAGGTTTTCCATGGTTCACCTCCATAACCCACTTGGAATCAGTAGGCCTCACATCCCAAAGCTTAACCGTGTGATCATATGACCCAGTGATACACATTTCATGACTAACCGGTGAAAAATCACCAGTACGCACATAATCCTTATGACcctgaaaattcaaaattgggGTCTCAGTGGCCACATCCCAATACTTGACGAGGGCATCATCACCACCAGAGACCAAATAGGGTATTGAACAAAACGTACTGGGCGTGTCTGAGACCGGAGCTTATGCAGTGGGGTCCGAGTTTTGACATTGAAGACTTGGATTAGGCCTGAGAGGTCCGAGGCGGCAATCAGGAAGCCGTCACAGAGAAACGAGGGGCATGAAACGACGTCGGAGAAGGAGGAGATGGTGGAGGAGGGAGAGAGGGTTTTGGGGCTGAAAAGGGTGAGAGAAGTCAAGTGGGTTGCAGCGAAGGGGTGTGGTGGTGTGGGAGAGAAGGTGAGGGAGGTGATGGAGGAGATGAGGTTTGGGATTTGGTGGGTCTTAAAGGAGGACCAGTACTTGGACTCTGGGGTTTGCTTGGGGGTTTTGGGCTTTGGTCTGAGCTTCGGTTTGATGGGTTTGAAGGTTAGATTTTCCCTTGGCACCTCCATCATTACCCTGCAACAGAAAATGCACAAGGAATAAGTTAGCTGGTTTATAATGACTACTACTGTCAGTATTTATAGCATTCAGTATTTGATAGTTGCATGTGCCCAAGCATTATAGGTATCAGTTATAGTCCAATTGAAATATAACCAGAGTCAGCGAATTTTGCAGTACTGAAACTTGCCTCTATGGGTGTTCACACAAACAGCAAAGTTGTTCTCAGAGCTCTCTAAAGAAGGCTTTTTAATAAACAGCTGTGAACAATATTGATGTTGAGAACTAACTGTTGCCTTGCCTATGTACAGACCACGAAAACTTTATGATTCTTGTAAAAATTTGTAAATAACATTGGCTTTGGAGACTGTTCTACGATTACAATGACTGATTGTATTTATTGATTTCGTCATGATGATATCAATTCCATGGGAAGTCATATTATGTTATATATTCTATTGATTGATTCCTTTTCAGTAGCACATTAGAATGTGGTAAGAGACAAGATTATTATGCCTTTGAATTCTTGCTACTGTGAAGCCAAGTGAGCTCATCAATATTTTCACAGAGACAGATCTAAATACCACCAGTGACAACACTGACAAACACATACTCATAAAACTCAATGCAAAATCAGTAACACAGAATACAACTCAGGTGCAAATCTCTGAATTCTAATAAAATGCACAAATTTATGTGACTTGGACATCAGCGTCTTAATAAGAACAaggcaacaaaacaaaagcccAGTGCttaattttacaaaaagaaCATACCTTTGGGTTTGGGGAGATCGACAGCCCGGCGGTGACAAGAGACGCCAGCGTTATATGAAGTCAGCggtagctaaagagagtgtgaGGCCGAGATGAGATGGTGCCAGAGAGATGAAGTGTTGGCGGAGACAGGAGAAGCTGGCATGAGATGAATCGGCGGTTAGAGTGGAGGAAGAAGGGGATGCTGAGTTGGTGTCAGAGGTTTAAGGTTGGTTTGAAAGTGTTATTGGACAGAAGAAACTTTTTGTGTTACTAAAAAAATACgtggaaaataaatattatttaaaaaaaatgtgttttttatatgttaagaaatattgatttgtaaaaattaattacaaactgatttgtaattaatttatgtCCAAAgtcattttttccttcttttttgttttttgaaaacttcttttaaaatttttaaaaagtaataataaaaaacagattattattttgtaaaaagaaataaaaaaaaaatatgcaaaatcaatcaattTGGTTTCAATGAATTTGTAATAAGCTcgttgtaattttaaaatgttacGAGAATTCTCTATGgtatacaaaaataacaaattagtTCCGACTATTAAATCcagtcaaagaaaaaaaaaaaaaactgacaaattttgtgtcaaaaattgatagtaaactctaaaaaattttaaaaactaccaTAAACTTATTGTAAATCGGTAAAATCACAAGAACAGTTTCACATTTTTCGCTTTAGAAAATCACATAACCCACGAGGCCACAATGTTTTGGCCTTAAAGAATTTGTAAATTACTTCTCTGTCCTATATTTTAGGCAATCTTAGGACATGTTTGGGTAACActtgttttttattatattttattatttttcaaaaatatgtttgggttgtttttttgaattaaaattctattataattttatttaacttttttctaattttgtctcaggttCTCTAAACcacccaaacataatttcaaaaaacaatttttttttcgatattcacaattttaaatataataaagaatagtgaaatataatataaaaaaaattgtacaatgGCTCGAGAGATCATTCACGTAACAAtttagtatcagagccaagttACTCAATGGCTGACCAAAGGTTCGAACGGGTTGAGCAACATAATGGAAGACAAACTAGACAACCGAGTGCCTACAGAGAATAGTAGAATAGGAGAGAAATCAGATGAGCGGATGGGAATGATGGGAAAAAAAGTGGACAACCTTCTCTCAAAGAAAATGTTGGATGcacaaaaaaattaagtctCATGCCCTCAACATCTACTAACAATGTCACTCCAATCCATCATGTCACCGCTGAAAAACCAATCAACCAAAACCCAAAGGCTTCAAAAAGCACTGCTTGACACCAATGGAGTACCACTTGCCAAGACCAAAATGGCGCAAAACTGGCTTCTCCAATATGATGTGCCACTGCCTTGGGCAATTTATGCAAGGGACCAACGAATCCATCATCATGGAGCCACATCGATTGTGAAGCAACTCAGGTTACAGATCCATTCACCTAGCAACCACTATGTACCATTGTCTATACAAATGCCGCTAGTGGAGGAGAGGTATTATCAACCGGGAAGCGAATGAAAGGCAATTTTCAAACGTTGTCTTTCAAGGAGGAAGGAATGTTATGAAAGTAGAATTTTACAGCGTCTAGAAGAAAGCATGACTCACAAGCACATATCCAATGAAACTTCTTAAGTTATCTTTGTTGTACCTTATCTTAGAGTAGTTAAATAAGGATAGTTATAATTATCATTTTAAGTCAAGAGTCTTATAGTTATTTGTAGCACTATAGTGCGTCATTTAGTAGTAGATTTCTATTGTTCATTATAAAAGTTTTCTCCAAGTCTTTTAGTTGATTCAGTTTGAGTTGTGTAGTCATATAGTCACCTATTTAAAAGGTGATCAATTAATAAAGAATAGGCTGAATTAATCACAAACCTTATGTTTGAAAAGGTCTATGTTCCCTCAGAATATAAGGCCTAAATTCTCTTAAAACCAAACACTTTATCTCATTATGTTATAtcttaaaaacacttttttttatcttttgttatatcttaaaaacactttttttttttagggttaaatacatatttgccccctgtgctttacgacctttattttttgccccctcagtttcactttttatcaaatttggtacctgtggtatatgaaaagacggaaatggtacatcagtctgatttcccgtccaaaactaaggtccacccacgtcattgggtacctaaaaatttgaagcccagaacccaattctttacacatcgtttccaacaacatccagAAAACAACATGACTGAAAATGCTGTGGGTAGATGTTAGCTTTGGACGAAAAATCAGacagaggtaccatttccgtcttttcatataccacaggtaccaaaattgataaaaagtgaaactgagggggcaaaaaataaaggtcgtaaagcacagggggcaaatatgtatttaacccttttttttttttatcaaaaatgaatcgtaaaaaaattctttcaattagtttattaaattgacttGTGTtcaaaatacttataaaaaaaaaaattctaaaaaacttATGAAAATACAGTACATTTATAAttgattatataatttttacataattttttaacgTATTTTGAACACATTAATTTCATAAGTTGAATTTAAAAGGACAactaaaaagtatttttgtgaaaactcagtctATGTGAGTAGGGGTATATAACCAGTTGCGGTTGTGATTATTTGTTCATAACAGCAACTGCAACTGCAACCGGGATACCCGTTTATTCTCATTTTAATAACCGCAACGGCAACTGGTGGTTTTACCGACCGCCGGTTTTCGGTTATTAAAAACTGGATTACCAGTTTTCATACACTGTttaatcttttcaatttttcttactGTGGGATAGACCCCCTAATTTCgcctagggctggcaaaacggatCTGCGGGCCGACCCGTTTAAAATaaacccaaacacgacccgtttatatTAACGGGTCAGGGCTCCAAACACGACACGgcaatttcacgggtcacccgacacgaccggTGAAACCCATTTAacttaaattgatttttttttttttttttgggggggggggggggtccttGTAATTAGACATTTAACTTGAAATACAAGGTAGGGATTACACAAAGATGTCTCACCTAAAGTCTAAAGAGAtacaattaaattgaaaaaaaaaaaaaagaagggggccATGCCAGCGGGAATATATAACCTTCAACATCAAATTGTAGGCACCATCAATCATCCTGTTTTCATATTCATGTAGAGCCTCAAAGAACAACACATAACACTACTACCACAGGTCATCGGTTCAAAGGGGGAAGTAATACATAGAACAACATGCACTATTTCCACGTACAGCTTCCGCATCGACATGTTTTTCTCAGTCTCCTTCTTCATTACCTTCGCCGGCCATTGCAATCTCAAAATCTCAAAATCTCAAAATCTTCCTGGCCGCCCCTAGCCACTGggagtggccgcgcgccacccctagtagatctaggggtggcccgaaggccacccccaatggccttggggtggccgtgcgccacccccggccactggggtggccgcgcgccaccccaggctgcctctgggggtggccgcctaggggtggccgcgcgccacccctggcggcctctaggggtggcgcgcggccaccccctttccccatttttgtttttttctttttttttttctttctttttttttttttttaaaaaaaaaagtattttttatttattttttaataaatttatattattttattaagattagaCATGTcagtgccacgtgtcaccaataagatgacaacacgtggcgctgacgtggcatttgacggaatatgttaaaaattttaacagaatttgacgccagagatcgatttgtaattattgcatatcagaaggacctcccatgaactttttaaaccatagggagtgaaaaataattatggtataccacagggaccaacggtgcaattattcgATAAATGTAACTAATAACATTATCCTTGATCAAGTGACGGGCGTGATATAGGAAATGAAAGTATCTTCCTTTTGGAttcctattttgaaaattaggaAAGTGTTATGGATGGAATTAGGACGGAATTAGATGAGTTTAAAAGTCGTGTTGGTTAAAgttttaattaataagaattAGGTATTTTTAAGATTAAGATTAgaattaattttatctttatttgaACATTTGAGTCTTATCCGTTCCAGTGTTATTTTATTGTAGCCTATTTAAGGACTATTCTGTTGTAAATAATTATCAGACAAGTTTATTTCCAAACATATGTTTAAAAGGAAGCCACGTTCCTCTAAGAACATACTAAAATTTATCCCGTTATGCGCTTGAAAAATTAAGCATGTAACTGCTAAGTAAGCTTCACAGCAAACAATGATAGAGCCCATACAAAATAGTAATTATGGTCACAATAAGACCAAAAACTGTTGAGCTACAAACTGGAACCTATAGGCAAagacaaacaaatatatataatgtcagTTCAATACACACCTATGACAAACCAACCACACCATGAAGCTCACAAGAAGGAAAGCAAATGAAGGAGCATTCACAAACTTTATAAACCCTTGGAACCAGGAAGATCAATCCATTGCAACTGGATTTCCACCTCCCCACATTCCACATTTCTCAATCTGAGGACGAGATCTTGGACCACCTTGCCTTCACTCCACATGATGCAGCTCTCTTCGGCCAAGCAGTTTTGCCTGCTTGGTTGTACTCTTGTGATTATGGTCCCACTTGGAAGGCCTTGAAGATTCATCCTCAAGGCTTCTATATATGCTTTGACGTCAAACTCCGCATCTCCCATTTTGTCGTCTTTGGTAAACGTGTCATGGTCATAAACCGTCTGCAATCATAAGACACAATGACCATCTATATACCAACATAGAAAATGGAGGACGAGGACGAGAACGATTAACAGTTCATTAAGTGGCTTTGCCATATTTGCCATCATCTAGGGCACAAAAGTACAGGACATTGGCTCTATTCTACATTAGTCATTTCCACCTAAAAGGCAGATTTTATACTATAATATTGTGGGCTAGTGAACCTGTTAGGATTTTTTATTGCCTTCTAGTTCTATAGCAAAGCGTCACATATGTGATTTAATCGTAAGAGATTTGCAAGGGATGAGAAAGTATTTCACATGAGAGACTACAACCACTTAGACATATTAATATGCAAAACTTCTTGTTTGACGTGGGatattgggcttgtttggcaaagatatgtacagaacagagtaatgagttgttaattttgaaattactgaaaagtgatgatgtgatataaagtaaaaagaatttgtatagaaaagtgaaaaagttttatgagtgttttgatgttgattagtattagaaaatatgaaaaagtgaaaaaaaaaaaaaaaaaaaaaggtatatgAACAGTAGAATGCACTACTATGTACCGTTCATGtgcttgccaaacaaggccattaTCTGGTGACTAAGTCAGAGTCCAACATTCCTCGAGGAAATGACAAACAGCCAAGTTAGCTTAGAGATATACAGGTAAAGGACAGGTCAAGCTCCAGTATTTTTCTCCTCAGTTAACCACAATTCTAAAAGCGAGTAGcattaaaa is a window of Alnus glutinosa chromosome 4, dhAlnGlut1.1, whole genome shotgun sequence DNA encoding:
- the LOC133866893 gene encoding protein C2-DOMAIN ABA-RELATED 4-like, producing MTESPTTPSTGGRSSNAKPSLMESLLGLLRIRVKRGVNLAVRDVRSSDPYVVVKMGKQKLKTRVIKKDVNPEWNEDLTLSVTDADVPIMLTVYDHDTFTKDDKMGDAEFDVKAYIEALRMNLQGLPSGTIITRVQPSRQNCLAEESCIMWSEGKVVQDLVLRLRNVECGEVEIQLQWIDLPGSKGL